In one Bacillus sp. PK3_68 genomic region, the following are encoded:
- a CDS encoding methylmalonyl-CoA mutase family protein gives MEIQEMKAQRFPKVTMEEWEKAAEASLKGKPFTALHAATYEQILLKPLYGAETATLDVEQYPGFPSYTRGFYKGGYAEVPWKNAHVIKADNGAILKEKLMVALKEGQDAIAFSAEDIPAMTFTEFSALPLEKYPLYINTKDHFLAIASFLLKLKPDKLTGIAGTDSISLYAQKGLVPDERLLALQAEAITELKKAFPKLRTIHIDITPYHEAGANAFQEISLALAEAVFYIEWLKKEGWSPAEVIESMSLHFAIGSQFFMETAKLRAFRQCWTALCQAYGITEDRIKIPIGAETSAFTLSKLDSHVNILRTGSEAFSAVLGGVEYLQVRSFDELRGMPSALGERIAKNIPLILKNESHLEKVIDPAGGSYYIEVLTAELSRLAWENFVTIEEAGGIIAGLKAGTIQKELAAIFKKRSADLATRIKSMIGTNIYADLHEQKIIEKPKLAMLLAENTVSSFQDIRSQIDEETTLAELHVKDSGDEIIPVKSQRLAEPFERLRERAERIGAQAGLICLGKLKDFKQRADFVTGILAAGGIAVQRSIECETLEEAVQFVKESGLSYYCICGKDESYTAFGPRLVAAVKQINSSVGVEVAGKLPEETKAEWQKAGLDGQIYSGQNLIEKVTELLDHLEGVTAYE, from the coding sequence ATGGAAATTCAAGAAATGAAAGCCCAGCGTTTTCCAAAAGTGACGATGGAGGAGTGGGAAAAAGCAGCAGAGGCTTCCTTGAAAGGAAAGCCATTTACAGCTCTTCATGCGGCCACTTATGAGCAAATTTTATTAAAGCCTTTATACGGAGCAGAGACTGCCACTTTAGATGTCGAGCAGTACCCAGGCTTTCCTTCGTATACGAGAGGATTTTATAAAGGCGGTTATGCAGAGGTCCCTTGGAAAAACGCCCATGTTATTAAAGCAGATAATGGCGCCATTTTAAAGGAGAAGCTTATGGTTGCACTTAAGGAAGGCCAAGATGCTATAGCGTTTTCAGCAGAAGATATACCTGCCATGACGTTCACTGAATTTTCAGCCCTCCCTTTAGAGAAATATCCATTGTACATAAACACCAAAGACCACTTTCTTGCTATCGCTTCCTTCTTATTAAAGTTAAAGCCTGATAAGCTAACTGGCATAGCTGGAACAGATAGTATTTCTCTGTATGCACAAAAAGGACTTGTTCCGGATGAACGACTGCTCGCTCTACAAGCAGAAGCCATAACAGAATTAAAGAAAGCGTTTCCTAAATTAAGAACAATCCATATTGACATCACTCCTTATCATGAAGCGGGGGCAAATGCTTTTCAGGAAATTTCTCTTGCTCTTGCTGAAGCGGTATTTTACATTGAATGGCTGAAAAAAGAAGGCTGGTCTCCGGCCGAAGTAATTGAGAGCATGTCTCTTCATTTCGCAATTGGTTCACAATTTTTTATGGAAACAGCCAAGCTGCGGGCTTTTCGTCAATGCTGGACCGCCCTTTGCCAGGCGTACGGCATAACGGAAGACAGAATAAAAATCCCAATCGGGGCAGAAACATCGGCTTTCACCTTATCCAAACTGGACAGTCACGTCAATATTCTGCGCACGGGAAGTGAAGCGTTTTCAGCTGTACTCGGAGGAGTGGAATATTTACAGGTTAGATCCTTTGATGAACTCAGAGGTATGCCATCTGCTCTTGGGGAGCGCATAGCGAAGAATATTCCACTCATATTAAAAAATGAGTCTCACCTTGAAAAGGTAATTGATCCTGCAGGAGGCTCTTATTATATAGAGGTGCTGACAGCAGAACTCAGCCGATTAGCGTGGGAAAATTTTGTAACTATTGAAGAGGCAGGTGGGATTATTGCCGGGTTGAAAGCCGGTACTATCCAAAAAGAGCTCGCTGCTATTTTTAAGAAGCGAAGTGCAGACCTTGCTACACGGATAAAATCAATGATTGGAACGAACATTTATGCAGATCTCCATGAACAAAAAATCATAGAAAAGCCAAAGTTAGCTATGCTTTTAGCTGAAAATACAGTATCTTCCTTCCAGGATATAAGAAGCCAAATAGATGAAGAGACAACGCTTGCTGAATTGCATGTAAAAGACAGTGGTGATGAAATTATTCCAGTTAAGAGTCAAAGGCTCGCCGAACCATTTGAGAGATTAAGAGAGAGAGCAGAACGAATAGGAGCACAGGCGGGGCTTATTTGCTTAGGGAAGCTGAAGGATTTTAAACAGCGGGCTGATTTCGTAACGGGCATACTAGCTGCGGGCGGCATTGCTGTCCAGCGAAGCATAGAGTGCGAGACACTTGAAGAAGCTGTACAGTTCGTTAAGGAAAGCGGTTTATCTTATTACTGCATTTGCGGTAAAGATGAGTCCTATACCGCGTTTGGCCCACGGCTTGTGGCCGCAGTAAAACAGATAAATTCTTCAGTCGGAGTTGAAGTGGCGGGCAAGCTTCCTGAAGAGACTAAAGCGGAATGGCAGAAGGCCGGCTTGGACGGACAAATTTACAGCGGCCAGAATCTAATCGAAAAAGTAACAGAACTGCTCGATCATTTGGAAGGAGTGACGGCATATGAGTAA
- the scpA gene encoding methylmalonyl-CoA mutase has product MSKPDFQRFTPTSTKESLSFQEWKAAFEQEVKQALDEWVFETNEQIHLHPLYTKEALEKMEHLQDFPGVAPYTRGPYPTMYVNRPWTIRQYAGFSTAEESNAFYRRNLAMGQKGLSVAFDLPTHRGYDSNHPRVVGDVGKAGVAIDSVEDMKVLFDGIPLDQMSVSMTMNGAVLPIMAFYIVAAEEQGVACEKLSGTIQNDILKEYMVRNTYIYPPEVSMRIIADIFKYTSENMPKFNSISISGYHMQEAGAPADIELAYTLADGLQYVRTGLQAGIEIDSFAPRLSFFWAIGMNYFMEVAKMRAARRMWAQLMKPFAPKNTKSLALRTHSQTSGWSLTEQDPFNNVTRTLIEAHAAAMGHTQSLHTNALDEAIALPTDFSARIARNTQLYLQEETGITNVIDPWAGSYYVETLTHELMERAWQHIEEVEELGGMTKAIETGLPKMRIEEAAARRQAQIDSGKEVIIGVNRHRLAEEEPIDILDIDNTAVRLKQIERLEQVKSTRNEEKVKETLRALTRAAETGEGNLLALAVEAARVRATLGEISDAIEQVSGRHQAIIRSVSGVYSSHFSDEEQIAEVKRLTDEFNEQEGRRPRLLIAKMGQDGHDRGAKVVATAYADLGFDVDIGPLFQTPEETALQAVENDVHAIGVSSLAAGHKTLLPALIGELKKLGREDIIVFIGGVIPAQDYEFLRASGAAGIFGPGTVIPVSAQKILEEIYRRLGYEEVEE; this is encoded by the coding sequence ATGAGTAAACCTGATTTTCAGCGATTCACCCCAACGAGCACGAAAGAATCCCTTTCTTTTCAAGAGTGGAAGGCCGCTTTTGAGCAGGAAGTAAAGCAGGCCCTTGATGAATGGGTATTTGAAACGAATGAACAAATCCATCTCCATCCGCTTTATACAAAAGAGGCGCTTGAAAAGATGGAACATTTACAGGATTTTCCCGGCGTCGCTCCCTATACACGCGGCCCCTACCCGACGATGTATGTAAATCGGCCGTGGACAATCCGCCAGTATGCCGGCTTTTCCACTGCGGAAGAAAGCAATGCTTTTTACCGCCGCAATTTGGCCATGGGACAAAAAGGGCTGTCCGTTGCTTTTGATTTGCCGACTCACAGAGGGTATGATTCTAACCATCCAAGGGTCGTCGGAGATGTAGGAAAAGCGGGGGTCGCCATTGATTCTGTGGAGGATATGAAAGTTTTATTCGACGGTATTCCGCTCGATCAAATGTCGGTATCTATGACGATGAATGGAGCGGTTCTGCCGATTATGGCTTTTTATATTGTCGCTGCCGAAGAACAAGGTGTAGCTTGTGAAAAACTTTCCGGTACCATTCAAAATGATATTTTAAAAGAGTATATGGTAAGAAACACGTATATCTATCCGCCGGAAGTTTCCATGCGTATTATCGCGGATATTTTTAAGTACACATCGGAGAATATGCCCAAATTCAACAGCATTAGTATTTCTGGCTATCATATGCAAGAAGCCGGAGCGCCGGCTGATATTGAACTTGCCTATACGCTTGCAGATGGGTTGCAGTATGTGCGGACAGGATTGCAGGCGGGCATTGAGATTGACTCTTTTGCTCCGCGGTTATCATTTTTCTGGGCAATCGGCATGAATTATTTTATGGAAGTGGCTAAAATGCGGGCTGCCCGCCGGATGTGGGCCCAGTTAATGAAGCCGTTTGCACCAAAAAATACGAAGTCGCTGGCTTTGCGCACCCATTCACAAACTTCAGGCTGGAGCCTCACAGAGCAAGACCCATTTAACAATGTGACGCGAACGCTTATTGAGGCTCATGCAGCTGCCATGGGACACACTCAGTCACTGCATACAAATGCATTGGATGAAGCGATTGCTTTGCCGACTGACTTCTCGGCCCGAATTGCCCGTAATACTCAGCTGTATTTACAAGAAGAGACCGGCATTACGAATGTCATTGATCCATGGGCAGGCTCTTATTATGTAGAGACACTCACTCATGAATTGATGGAAAGGGCATGGCAGCACATAGAGGAAGTAGAAGAGCTTGGCGGAATGACAAAGGCGATTGAAACAGGGCTCCCTAAGATGCGAATCGAAGAAGCGGCTGCAAGACGCCAGGCGCAAATTGACTCGGGCAAAGAAGTGATTATTGGAGTCAACCGACACAGACTGGCCGAGGAAGAGCCAATTGATATTCTTGATATCGACAATACAGCGGTACGGCTCAAGCAAATTGAACGTTTAGAGCAAGTGAAGTCGACCCGCAATGAAGAGAAAGTAAAGGAAACACTAAGGGCACTCACCCGGGCTGCAGAAACGGGAGAAGGGAATTTGCTTGCGCTAGCTGTCGAGGCAGCGAGAGTACGGGCGACACTAGGAGAAATCTCTGACGCCATTGAACAGGTAAGCGGAAGGCATCAGGCTATTATCCGATCAGTAAGCGGTGTATACAGCTCTCACTTTTCCGATGAAGAACAGATTGCTGAAGTAAAGCGGCTGACTGATGAATTTAATGAACAGGAAGGACGCAGACCGCGCTTGCTGATCGCTAAAATGGGGCAGGATGGCCATGACCGGGGGGCAAAGGTCGTCGCTACTGCTTATGCTGATTTGGGATTTGATGTTGATATCGGGCCATTGTTCCAAACGCCGGAGGAAACGGCTTTGCAGGCGGTAGAAAACGACGTGCACGCCATCGGTGTCAGCTCATTGGCTGCGGGGCACAAAACCTTGCTTCCAGCTTTAATTGGCGAATTGAAAAAATTGGGCAGAGAGGACATTATTGTTTTTATCGGCGGTGTCATTCCCGCCCAAGATTATGAGTTTCTCCGGGCCAGCGGAGCAGCTGGTATTTTCGGACCCGGAACGGTTATTCCAGTCTCTGCCCAAAAAATTCTCGAGGAGATTTATCGCAGGCTCGGTTACGAGGAAGTGGAAGAATAA
- a CDS encoding AraC family transcriptional regulator, producing the protein MNYQPVLQETIRFIEAHLTDELTAAKIADYAGFSLYHFHRIFQKETGMTIAEYIRSRRLTQAAALLRYTDEPIISIALDFHFGTQESFTRAFKKMFHMPPGQYRKLIGPILIKNGGGNMDNHKEAKGWFLSGSHPFHYELGTDTKVVHQGNCSGYLKSVTVQNADEFATIMQQFKAAKFLGKRVKLSAYIKTEKVDQFAGMWMRVDNAAGDVLQFDNMNNRPITGSTDWNLYSIVLDVTEDSSVISFGVLLSGIGHVWMDGFTFTEVSTSVPTTNLEVTAELLDEPANLSFEEGLTMEQQP; encoded by the coding sequence ATGAATTATCAACCTGTTTTGCAAGAAACCATTCGTTTTATCGAGGCGCATTTAACCGACGAACTGACAGCCGCCAAGATAGCGGACTATGCCGGTTTTTCTTTGTATCATTTTCACCGGATCTTCCAAAAAGAAACCGGCATGACAATAGCGGAATATATACGGAGCAGAAGGCTGACCCAGGCAGCGGCTTTGCTTCGTTATACAGACGAACCGATCATTAGCATTGCTCTGGATTTTCATTTTGGAACACAGGAATCTTTTACAAGAGCCTTCAAGAAAATGTTCCACATGCCCCCAGGGCAATACCGCAAATTGATAGGCCCAATCTTAATCAAAAATGGAGGCGGAAACATGGACAATCATAAAGAGGCAAAAGGATGGTTTTTAAGCGGCAGTCATCCATTCCATTATGAGCTGGGAACAGATACGAAAGTTGTGCATCAAGGAAATTGTTCCGGTTATTTAAAATCGGTCACTGTTCAAAATGCAGACGAATTTGCTACGATTATGCAACAATTTAAAGCAGCTAAATTTCTTGGAAAACGAGTCAAGTTATCTGCTTACATTAAAACAGAAAAAGTTGACCAATTTGCCGGCATGTGGATGAGAGTAGACAACGCGGCAGGAGATGTGCTGCAATTCGATAATATGAACAACCGGCCAATTACCGGCAGTACAGACTGGAATCTGTATTCCATTGTCCTTGATGTAACAGAAGACAGTTCAGTTATTTCCTTCGGTGTATTATTATCCGGCATCGGACACGTATGGATGGACGGATTTACATTTACAGAGGTAAGTACATCTGTTCCAACGACAAATTTGGAAGTGACAGCTGAACTGCTCGATGAACCGGCTAACTTGTCTTTTGAAGAAGGATTAACGATGGAGCAGCAACCGTGA
- the meaB gene encoding methylmalonyl Co-A mutase-associated GTPase MeaB, translated as MLREEHLPDNESALHVRKGVTSSHDGFASPQKKRFRKKAEQLPDVQELAAKVIAGERKDLAKAITFIESNSNSHYAYGQELLQQLLPHTGRSIRIGITGVPGAGKSTFIEAFGHMLCERGYRTAVLAIDPSSSISGGSILGDKTRMESLARHPNAFIRPSPSGGTLGGVHRKTRETMLLCEAAGFEVILIETVGVGQSEFIVRSMVDFFLLIILTGAGDELQGMKKGIMELADAIVVNKADGHNKQLAEKTKREFNQILHMLQPATKGWASQAFTCSSIERKGIPELWDVIQEFEKKMKAAGTFDERRQLQTKEWLHALIVEQLKATFYQHPYVIGNLAEMEGKTMTGEITPAQAVTDLFSNVYRQEE; from the coding sequence ATGTTGAGAGAAGAGCACCTACCGGACAACGAGTCGGCCCTTCACGTAAGAAAAGGTGTGACCTCTTCCCATGACGGTTTCGCTTCTCCTCAAAAGAAACGATTTCGAAAAAAAGCAGAGCAATTGCCAGATGTACAGGAGCTGGCCGCCAAAGTGATTGCAGGGGAAAGAAAAGACCTCGCCAAAGCCATTACTTTTATCGAAAGCAATTCGAATAGCCATTATGCATATGGACAGGAGCTGTTACAGCAGCTTCTTCCTCATACGGGAAGATCCATTCGCATTGGTATTACCGGCGTGCCTGGAGCTGGAAAAAGCACATTCATCGAAGCATTTGGTCATATGCTTTGTGAGAGAGGATATAGAACAGCTGTGCTGGCAATTGATCCCAGTTCCTCTATCTCGGGAGGAAGCATTCTTGGAGACAAGACGCGGATGGAGTCGCTGGCTAGGCATCCAAATGCATTTATCCGCCCATCTCCTTCCGGCGGTACGCTTGGAGGGGTGCACCGGAAAACGAGGGAAACCATGCTTCTTTGTGAAGCAGCCGGCTTTGAGGTTATTTTGATTGAAACGGTCGGTGTCGGCCAAAGTGAATTTATCGTCCGCAGCATGGTTGATTTTTTCCTGCTTATTATCTTGACAGGCGCAGGGGATGAGCTGCAAGGAATGAAAAAAGGGATCATGGAGTTAGCGGATGCTATTGTCGTTAACAAGGCAGACGGTCATAATAAACAGCTCGCTGAAAAAACAAAACGAGAATTTAATCAGATTCTTCATATGCTTCAGCCGGCAACAAAAGGGTGGGCATCACAGGCATTCACCTGCTCTTCGATTGAACGAAAGGGCATCCCTGAATTATGGGACGTGATCCAGGAATTTGAGAAAAAAATGAAAGCAGCCGGCACGTTCGATGAACGACGCCAGCTGCAAACGAAAGAATGGTTACATGCTCTTATTGTAGAACAGCTGAAAGCGACTTTTTATCAGCATCCATATGTTATTGGCAATTTGGCGGAAATGGAAGGTAAAACAATGACAGGCGAAATAACGCCAGCTCAAGCAGTCACCGACTTGTTTTCCAACGTTTACCGGCAGGAGGAGTAG
- a CDS encoding DUF1002 domain-containing protein — protein sequence MRKIFAWLGVLFLSLTTIAHADSAVGDVIVTLGENLSPAQKEQILKEMDVPTDVTTVTVSNAEEHKYLGEYIPKAQIGSKALSSSKITMKEKGYGINVQTNNISWVSKEMYTNALSTAGVKDADIYITAPFEVSGTAALTGLIKAYETSTGEKIPEEQKQVANEEMVTTAKLGDQIGEKQATELIQRIKEEVAKENPQTIQEIKVIINNVSNELNIQLTQDQIDQLSALFDKMKNLDINWDQVNQQIDKAKEKWNEFKNSDEGKGILQSIIDFLQGIVDWIAGLFK from the coding sequence ATGAGAAAAATCTTCGCATGGTTGGGAGTATTGTTTTTAAGCTTAACCACGATAGCGCATGCTGACAGTGCCGTCGGCGACGTAATCGTAACTCTCGGCGAAAATTTATCACCTGCTCAAAAAGAACAAATCTTAAAAGAAATGGACGTTCCAACTGACGTCACTACTGTCACCGTATCCAACGCAGAAGAGCATAAATATTTAGGTGAGTATATACCGAAAGCACAAATTGGTTCAAAAGCCCTTTCATCCAGTAAAATTACGATGAAGGAAAAAGGATACGGAATTAATGTCCAGACGAATAATATTTCCTGGGTATCTAAAGAAATGTATACGAATGCTTTGTCTACAGCAGGTGTAAAAGATGCAGACATTTATATTACCGCTCCGTTTGAGGTATCGGGTACCGCCGCACTCACCGGATTGATTAAAGCCTATGAAACGTCTACCGGTGAAAAAATTCCGGAAGAACAAAAACAAGTCGCCAATGAAGAAATGGTTACCACAGCGAAACTCGGCGATCAAATCGGTGAAAAGCAAGCGACTGAATTGATTCAGCGCATAAAAGAAGAAGTTGCAAAGGAAAACCCGCAAACGATTCAAGAAATTAAAGTCATTATTAACAATGTATCGAACGAGCTAAATATTCAGCTGACACAGGATCAAATCGACCAGCTTTCTGCTCTGTTTGATAAAATGAAAAATCTTGATATTAATTGGGATCAGGTTAACCAGCAAATTGACAAAGCAAAAGAAAAATGGAACGAATTCAAAAACTCTGATGAAGGCAAAGGCATCCTGCAGTCTATTATTGATTTCTTGCAAGGAATCGTTGACTGGATCGCTGGTTTATTCAAATAA